In Fusobacterium hwasookii, a single window of DNA contains:
- a CDS encoding sugar transferase translates to MYRKFFKRVFDIIISLIFILCFWWLYIVTAILVKVKLGSPILFKQDRPGLNEKIFKMYKFRTMTDKKDSLGNLLPDSERLTSFGKFLRSTSLDEIPELWNVLKGEMSLVGPRPLLVEYLRKYSENEKRRHEVKPGISGWAQVNGRNNTTWEERFENDIYYVENLSFLLDIKIIIKTILKVIKRSDINQSETETMKNFLDS, encoded by the coding sequence ATGTATAGAAAGTTTTTCAAAAGAGTTTTTGATATTATTATTTCGTTAATTTTCATCTTATGTTTTTGGTGGCTATATATTGTTACTGCTATTTTAGTTAAAGTTAAATTGGGAAGTCCAATTTTATTTAAGCAAGATAGACCAGGATTAAATGAAAAAATTTTTAAGATGTATAAGTTTAGAACTATGACTGATAAAAAAGATTCTTTAGGAAATTTGCTTCCAGATTCAGAAAGATTAACTTCTTTTGGAAAGTTTTTGAGATCTACTAGTTTGGATGAAATACCAGAATTGTGGAATGTACTGAAAGGCGAGATGTCTTTAGTTGGACCGAGACCTCTGTTAGTAGAATATTTAAGGAAATATTCTGAAAATGAAAAAAGAAGACATGAGGTTAAACCTGGAATATCAGGGTGGGCTCAAGTTAATGGTAGAAATAATACAACTTGGGAAGAAAGATTTGAAAATGATATTTACTATGTTGAAAATCTTTCATTCTTATTAGATATAAAAATAATTATAAAAACTATTTTAAAGGTAATAAAAAGATCAGATATAAATCAATCTGAAACAGAAACTATGAAAAATTTTTTAGATAGTTAA
- a CDS encoding LegC family aminotransferase, which yields MINLSVPNLSMDILENLKECLESGWVSTGGRFIPEFEEKVIKYMKTKYAAGVQSGTSGLHMSLQVLGVQRDEEVIVPTLTFIAAVNPVTYLGASPIFIDCDNSLCMDPVKLEKFCKEECNFIDGVLINKKTNKKIKALVVVHVFGNMADMEKIMDITKKYNLKVLEDATEALGTYYTEGRYKGKYAGTIGDIGVLSFNANKIITTGGGGMVVGDNEELVEKIRFLSSQAKKDPLYFIHDEIGYNYRMLNLQAALGTSQIDQLESFIETKIRNYKIYKEELEKINGLEILPFRDGIRPNHWFYSLKIDKEKYGIGRDELLKKLVESSIQTRPIWGLIHQQKSYTSYQNYEMESSIYYYDRVLNLPCNSNLTEKEVYQVIEKIKEFKK from the coding sequence ATGATTAATTTATCAGTTCCTAATTTATCTATGGATATTTTAGAAAACTTAAAAGAATGCCTAGAAAGTGGTTGGGTTTCTACAGGTGGGAGATTTATACCTGAATTTGAAGAAAAAGTAATAAAATATATGAAAACCAAATATGCAGCTGGAGTACAAAGTGGGACATCAGGTTTACATATGTCACTTCAAGTTTTAGGAGTTCAAAGAGATGAAGAAGTAATTGTACCTACATTAACCTTTATTGCAGCAGTTAATCCTGTTACTTATCTTGGTGCAAGTCCAATATTTATAGATTGTGATAATAGTTTATGTATGGATCCTGTAAAACTAGAAAAATTTTGTAAAGAAGAGTGTAATTTTATAGATGGAGTTCTAATAAATAAAAAAACTAATAAAAAAATTAAAGCATTAGTAGTTGTTCATGTTTTTGGAAATATGGCAGATATGGAAAAGATAATGGATATCACTAAAAAATACAATTTAAAAGTTTTAGAAGATGCAACAGAAGCTTTGGGAACTTACTATACAGAAGGAAGATATAAAGGGAAATATGCAGGAACTATAGGAGATATAGGAGTACTTTCTTTTAACGCAAATAAAATTATTACAACTGGTGGTGGAGGAATGGTTGTTGGAGATAATGAAGAACTAGTAGAAAAAATAAGGTTTCTATCTTCACAAGCCAAAAAAGATCCTTTATATTTTATTCATGATGAAATAGGTTATAACTATCGTATGCTAAATTTACAAGCGGCATTGGGAACTAGTCAAATTGATCAGTTGGAAAGTTTTATTGAAACTAAGATTAGAAACTATAAGATATATAAAGAGGAACTTGAAAAAATAAATGGTTTGGAAATTTTACCTTTTAGAGATGGGATTAGACCAAATCATTGGTTTTATTCTTTAAAAATAGATAAAGAAAAGTATGGAATAGGAAGAGATGAACTATTAAAAAAATTAGTTGAATCAAGCATCCAAACGAGACCTATTTGGGGACTTATTCATCAACAAAAATCATATACTTCTTACCAAAATTATGAAATGGAAAGCTCAATTTATTATTATGATAGAGTTTTAAATCTTCCTTGTAATTCTAATTTAACTGAAAAAGAAGTTTATCAAGTTATAGAAAAAATTAAGGAGTTTAAAAAATAA
- a CDS encoding polysaccharide biosynthesis protein, with protein MNSIRKLIKFLIDIFLLNLSLTISIFLKYDQIQLTDRNINFFIYCNLSFSIIYFILKIYNNSWRFSGISEYTTLITLSVSTTLLSYMVRAFLKLDTKSSLYFEVFIIFTFLLILSRFLMFLTRMKGIIKKDLNQENVLIYGAGESGVLLVKESRINPNFPYRIIGFLDDNPNKIGGKVYGLKVFGGLDKVKEVVGKRDVSKIIISMPSVSQNKISNILKEINKIEGLSAKILPNVDNLIEEGNLTTQLRNIKLEDLLGRDEIKINTKEVFDFIQDKIIFVTGGGGSIGSELINQIAKYNPKKIINIEINENASYLMELELKRKYPYLDYKTEIASVRDLQKLDILFKKYKPDILFHAAAHKHVPLMENNPEEAIKNNIFGTKNIAECCLQYKLESVVLISTDKAVNPTNVMGATKRVCEMIFQKYSEKSSDTKFMAVRFGNVLGSNGSVIPIFSKLIEEGKNLTLTHKDIIRYFMTIPEAAQLVIEAATIGKGGEILILDMGEPVKIYDLAKNMIKLSGANVEIDIVGLRPGEKLFEELLYDVNSSEKTSNNKIYITNMENEKVQVDIDNYYTILTNLIKENDVIGMRKTLANIIGTFKGRVE; from the coding sequence ATGAATAGTATAAGGAAATTAATAAAATTTTTAATAGATATATTTTTATTAAATCTATCATTAACTATTTCTATTTTTTTAAAATATGATCAAATACAATTAACAGATAGAAATATAAATTTCTTTATATATTGTAATCTTTCTTTTTCTATTATATATTTTATTTTAAAAATCTATAATAATAGTTGGAGATTCAGTGGGATATCAGAATACACTACTTTAATAACTTTAAGTGTCTCAACAACTTTATTATCATATATGGTAAGAGCTTTTTTAAAACTAGATACTAAAAGTAGTTTATATTTTGAGGTTTTTATAATCTTTACCTTTTTGTTAATACTTTCAAGATTTTTGATGTTTTTAACTAGAATGAAAGGAATTATAAAGAAAGATTTAAATCAAGAAAATGTTCTTATCTATGGAGCTGGAGAGTCAGGAGTTTTACTAGTAAAAGAGTCTAGAATAAACCCTAATTTTCCATATAGAATAATTGGATTTTTAGATGATAATCCAAATAAAATAGGTGGAAAAGTATATGGTTTAAAAGTCTTTGGAGGTTTAGATAAAGTTAAAGAGGTTGTTGGAAAAAGAGATGTTTCTAAGATAATAATCTCTATGCCATCAGTAAGTCAAAATAAGATTTCTAATATTTTAAAAGAAATTAATAAGATTGAGGGCTTATCAGCAAAAATATTACCAAATGTAGATAATTTAATAGAAGAAGGAAATTTAACTACTCAACTTAGAAATATAAAATTGGAAGATTTATTAGGTAGAGATGAAATAAAAATAAACACTAAAGAAGTATTTGATTTTATTCAAGATAAAATAATATTTGTAACTGGTGGTGGAGGGAGTATTGGTTCTGAACTTATTAATCAGATAGCTAAATATAACCCTAAGAAAATTATAAATATTGAAATTAATGAGAATGCTTCTTACCTTATGGAATTAGAATTAAAAAGAAAATATCCATATTTGGATTATAAGACTGAAATAGCAAGTGTAAGAGATCTTCAAAAGTTAGATATACTATTTAAAAAATATAAACCAGATATATTGTTTCATGCTGCTGCTCATAAACATGTGCCACTTATGGAAAATAATCCAGAGGAAGCAATAAAGAATAATATTTTTGGAACCAAAAATATAGCTGAGTGTTGTTTACAATATAAATTAGAATCAGTTGTTTTAATATCAACAGATAAAGCAGTAAATCCAACTAATGTTATGGGAGCAACAAAAAGGGTTTGTGAAATGATTTTTCAAAAATATTCAGAAAAATCAAGTGATACAAAGTTTATGGCTGTAAGATTTGGAAATGTTTTGGGAAGTAATGGTTCAGTTATTCCAATATTTTCAAAGCTAATAGAAGAAGGAAAAAATTTAACACTTACTCATAAAGATATTATAAGATATTTTATGACTATACCAGAAGCTGCACAATTAGTCATAGAAGCTGCAACTATTGGTAAAGGTGGAGAGATTTTAATATTAGATATGGGAGAACCAGTTAAAATATATGATTTAGCTAAAAATATGATTAAATTATCGGGAGCTAATGTAGAAATAGATATAGTTGGTTTAAGACCAGGAGAAAAACTTTTTGAAGAGCTTTTATATGATGTAAATTCTTCAGAAAAAACTTCTAATAATAAAATTTATATAACTAATATGGAAAATGAAAAAGTCCAAGTTGATATTGATAATTATTATACAATTCTTACAAATTTAATAAAAGAAAATGATGTTATTGGTATGAGAAAGACTTTAGCTAATATTATTGGTACTTTTAAAGGGAGAGTGGAGTAA